One segment of Gadus chalcogrammus isolate NIFS_2021 chromosome 8, NIFS_Gcha_1.0, whole genome shotgun sequence DNA contains the following:
- the LOC130387484 gene encoding zinc finger MYM-type protein 1-like has translation MALFRYQILFTTKPLVILQFHGPKMKRKGQDIRTFFKKRSVNQRETEEVETQKDSQSVEEETQKVSQSVEVETQKDSQSVELETQKASQSVEVETQKDSQSVELETQKASQSVEVETQKASQSVELETQKASQSVEGETQKDSQSVEVESQKDSPEPPEDTTSPTGPHDISKHRGDSPSQPIRQGFPRTLQGGAWRSFHVEWYQERQWLEYSHSKDAAYCYPCRHFSLPNVPKSVFTSVDGYSNWKKATFRDSGFCRHAKSEHHVNAMLAWEEDKRRKDNNTSMIVLMEAENRKKITDNQKYIKTLGEILCLTATQNIAQRGHRESSDSENRGNFLEILELVSKHDQSVRTRLEDQAKNAKYTSNHIPNEMISILAGMVRDEIIKEVKESEQFSVIVDETKDVKKKEQMSFVLFFLSFRKQKGWMLQV, from the exons ATGGCACTGTTCCGATATCAGATCCTCTTTACAACTAAACCACTAGTAATATTGCAGTTTCACGGCCCAAAAATGAAGCGAAAAGGTCAAGATATCAGGACTTTTTTCAAGAAAAGGTCAGTCaaccagagggagacagaagaggtggagacacagaaagacagtcagagtgtggaggaggagacacagaaaGTCAGCCAaagtgtggaggtggagacacagaaagacagtcaGAGTGTGGAGCTGGAGACACAGAAAGCCAGTCAgagtgtggaggtggagacacagaaagacagtcaGAGTGTGGAGCTGGAGACACAGAAAGCTAGTCAgagtgtggaggtggagacacAGAAAGCCAGTCAGAGTGTGGAGCTGGAGACACAGAAAGCCAGTCAGAgtgtggagggggagacacagaaagacagtcaGAGTGTGGAGGTGGAGTCACAGAAAGACAGCCCAGAACCCCCAGAGGACACAACCAGTCCAACAGGTCCACATG ATATATCTAAGCATCGAGGTGACAGCCCAAGTCAACCAATCAGGCAGGGATTCCCCAGAACTCTCCAGGGTGGAGCTTGGAGAAGTTTCCACGTAGAGTGGTACCAAGAACGTCAATGGCTTGAGTACTCGCATTCTAAAGATGCAGCATATTGCTATCCTTGTAGGCATTTTTCTCTACCTAATGTCCCCAAGAGTGTTTTTACGTCAGTGGATGGTTACTCTAATTGGAAAAAAGCAACATTTAGGGATAGTGGATTTTGTCGTCATGCTAAATCTGAGCACCATGTCAATGCAATGCTTGCATGGGAAGAAGATAAAAGAAGGAAGGACAACAACACATCAATGATAGTATTGATGGAAGCAGAAAATAGGAAAAAGATAACTGACAATCAAAAATACATCAAAACACTAGGTGAAATACTGTGTCTTACAGCAACCCAGAATATCGCCCAGCGTGGTCATAGAGAGTCTTCTGACTCAGAAAACAGGGGCAATTTCCTTGAGATTTTAGAACTCGTAAGCAAACATGACCAGTCAGTTAGGACAAGATTAGAAGATCAAGCCAAGAATGCCAAATACACCAGCAACCATATTCCAAATGAAATGATAAGCATTTTAGCAGGGATGGTCAGGGATGAGATTATTAAAGAGGTCAAAGAAAGTGAACAATTTTCTGTCATAGTGGATGAAAccaaagatgtaaaaaaaaaagaacaaatgtcttttgttctttttttcttgagTTTCAGGAAGCAGAAAGGCTGGATGCTGCAGGTTTAA